One window of the Primulina eburnea isolate SZY01 chromosome 18, ASM2296580v1, whole genome shotgun sequence genome contains the following:
- the LOC140819696 gene encoding protein WALLS ARE THIN 1-like, which translates to MAETGGGSAVAAKIRMCSVPEKFQLHLAMLALQFGYAGFHVVSRAALNMGISKIVFPVYRNILALFLLLPFAYFLEKKERPRLTWNFVVQFFLLAIVGITANQGFYLLGLDNTSPTFASAIQNSVPAITFLMATILRIEKVRLDRKDGISKVAGTLFCVAGASVITLYKGPTIYSPTPPLQATAAETLLLALGDAKGKNWTLGCLFLIGHCLSWSGWLVLQAPVLKKYPARLSFTSYQCFFGVIQFLVIAAFVERDPQAWLVHSGAELFSVFYAGVVASGIAFAVQIWCIDRGGPVFVAVYQPVQTLVVAIMASVMLGEQFYLGGIIGAALIITGLYFVLWGKSEEKKYAAAEKAGIQYSTDHDADGSTAQITEPLLLPKSTGNV; encoded by the exons ATGGCGGAAACTGGCGGTGGCTCAGCCGTGGCGGCGAAGATCAGAATGTGTTCGGTGCCGGAGAAATTCCAGCTGCATTTGGCTATGCTAGCCTTGCAGTTCGGATATGCTGGCTTTCACGTGGTGTCTCGAGCTGCACTAAACATGGGCATAAGCAAGATTGTTTTCCCTGTTTACAGGAACATTCTTGCCTTGTTTCTCCTATTGCCCTTCGCTTATTTTCTTGAAAA GAAAGAGAGGCCACGCCTTACATGGAACTTCGTCGTCCAGTTCTTCCTACTGGCCATTGTTGG GATCACGGCGAATCAAGGATTCTACTTACTGGGATTGGACAACACATCCCCGACTTTTGCTTCTGCGATACAAAACTCAGTCCCGGCCATTACCTTTCTCATGGCTACCATTCTCAG AATAGAAAAGGTTAGATTAGACCGTAAAGATGGGATCTCGAAGGTGGCGGGGACGCTTTTCTGCGTGGCGGGGGCATCAGTGATCACGCTGTACAAAGGTCCCACCATCTACAGCCCCACTCCCCCGTTGCAAGCAACTGCGGCGGAGACGTTGCTGCTGGCTCTGGGCGACGCCAAGGGCAAGAACTGGACTTTGGGGTGCCTCTTcttgatcggccactgcctgtCGTGGTCAGGGTGGCTGGTGCTGCAGGCGCCGGTGCTGAAGAAGTACCCGGCGCGGCTGTCGTTCACTTCGTACCAGTGCTTCTTCGGGGTCATCCAGTTTCTTGTCATCGCCGCTTTCGTGGAGAGGGATCCGCAGGCTTGGCTCGTGCATTCCGGCGCCGAGCTTTTCAGTGTTTTCTATGCT GGAGTGGTGGCCTCAGGGATCGCATTCGCTGTACAGATATGGTGCATAGATCGCGGCGGGCCAGTGTTCGTGGCCGTGTATCAGCCCGTGCAGACCCTCGTTGTCGCTATCATGGCCTCCGTCATGCTCGGAGAGCAGTTCTACTTGGGCGG GATAATTGGCGCGGCGTTGATTATCACCGGATTATATTTCGTGCTATGGGGAAAATCTGAAGAAAAGAAATATGCTGCAGCGGAGAAGGCAGGGATCCAGTACTCCACGGACCATGATGCCGATGGATCCACAGCGCAGATCACCGAGCCACTACTCCTACCGAAGTCGACGGGAAATGTTTGA